In Felis catus isolate Fca126 chromosome A2, F.catus_Fca126_mat1.0, whole genome shotgun sequence, the following proteins share a genomic window:
- the NDUFA4 gene encoding cytochrome c oxidase subunit NDUFA4 — MLRQIFGQAKKHPSLIPLFIFIGAGGTGAALYVLRLALFNPDVSWDRKNNPEPWNKLGPNDQYKFYSVNVDYSKLKKEGPDF, encoded by the exons ATGTTACGCCAGATCTTCGGTCAGGCCAAGAAGCATCCGAGC TTGATCCCCCTCTTCATATTTATTGGAGCGGGAGGTACTGGAGCAGCACTATATGTCTTGCGCCTGGCATTGTTCAATCCAGATGTCAG ttgGGATAGGAAGAATAACCCAGAACCTTGGAACAAATTGGGTCCCAATGATCAATACAAG ttctACTCAGTGAATGTAGATTACAGCAAACTGAAGAAAGAAGGTCCAGACTTCTAA